A window of the Roseburia sp. 831b genome harbors these coding sequences:
- a CDS encoding aldehyde dehydrogenase family protein, protein MEILKNYINGEWKESVTGRTRSIICPSDGTELAKTTESNEVDAKEAIAAAKAAFYGVGTWRRMAAVERASYLLKVASLMEECADELAKTDTLDNGKPLREAEGDVSDAIECFRYYAGLIDKPSGGVYDVNQGFGEMHSFTMHEPVGVCAQITPWNYPLLMAVWKLAPALAAGNCVVFKPSENAPLSTIKLFEIFEKAGIPAGTANLVLGNGPEVGAILAESEDVDMITFTGSTKTGQSIAHAAAGNLKKVGLELGGKSPLVVFADCDLEAAVEWAMIGIFFNAGQVCAATSRLIIEESIKDAFVKRLAERANALTIGPGMENPDMGAIITEGQMEKILAYIESGKREGATLVCGGERYTEGNCANGYFVRPTIFDNCTKDMTIVKEEIFGPVLSVLTFRTEEEAVALANDTEYGLAGGVITNDGARALRVMKELRAGITWINCSQPTFCQAPWGGYKKSGVGRELGVHGLEEYQETKQVNINLNPAAQVGWYEER, encoded by the coding sequence ATGGAAATTTTAAAGAATTACATCAACGGGGAATGGAAAGAGTCTGTGACAGGAAGAACAAGAAGTATTATTTGTCCATCAGACGGAACGGAACTTGCGAAGACAACAGAGAGCAACGAAGTGGATGCAAAAGAGGCAATCGCCGCTGCAAAAGCAGCTTTTTACGGTGTGGGAACCTGGAGAAGAATGGCTGCGGTAGAGCGTGCGTCCTATCTTTTGAAAGTTGCCTCGCTTATGGAAGAGTGTGCAGATGAGCTGGCAAAAACGGATACACTCGATAACGGCAAACCATTGCGGGAGGCAGAGGGTGATGTCTCGGATGCAATTGAGTGTTTTCGTTATTATGCAGGGCTGATTGATAAGCCGTCCGGCGGCGTCTATGATGTCAACCAGGGATTTGGAGAGATGCATTCGTTTACGATGCATGAACCGGTCGGTGTCTGCGCACAGATTACACCGTGGAACTATCCGCTGCTGATGGCAGTGTGGAAGTTAGCACCGGCACTTGCAGCAGGAAACTGCGTGGTGTTCAAACCGAGCGAGAATGCGCCACTGTCAACGATTAAGTTATTTGAAATTTTTGAAAAAGCCGGGATTCCGGCGGGAACCGCAAACCTTGTGCTGGGAAATGGACCGGAGGTAGGTGCCATTTTAGCAGAGAGCGAAGATGTAGATATGATTACTTTCACAGGAAGTACCAAAACAGGACAATCGATTGCGCACGCAGCAGCCGGAAACCTGAAAAAAGTTGGATTAGAATTAGGTGGAAAATCACCGCTTGTCGTGTTTGCCGACTGCGATTTAGAGGCGGCTGTTGAGTGGGCGATGATTGGTATCTTCTTTAACGCAGGTCAGGTTTGTGCGGCGACATCGAGACTGATTATTGAGGAGAGCATCAAGGATGCATTTGTAAAACGGTTAGCAGAGCGTGCCAATGCACTTACAATTGGGCCAGGTATGGAAAACCCAGATATGGGAGCCATCATTACAGAGGGACAGATGGAAAAAATACTTGCCTATATTGAATCTGGAAAAAGAGAGGGTGCAACACTTGTCTGCGGTGGAGAGCGTTATACCGAAGGAAATTGCGCAAACGGTTATTTTGTCAGACCAACCATTTTTGACAACTGTACCAAAGATATGACGATCGTAAAAGAGGAAATCTTTGGACCGGTTTTAAGTGTTCTTACATTCCGTACAGAGGAGGAAGCGGTTGCGCTTGCAAACGATACGGAATATGGCCTGGCGGGCGGTGTTATCACCAATGACGGCGCAAGAGCACTCCGCGTGATGAAAGAACTTCGGGCAGGAATCACCTGGATTAACTGCAGCCAGCCAACATTTTGCCAGGCTCCATGGGGCGGTTACAAAAAGAGCGGCGTTGGAAGAGAACTTGGCGTCCATGGCTTAGAGGAATATCAGGAAACGAAACAGGTAAATATCAATTTAAATCCAGCAGCACAGGTTGGCTGGTATGAAGAACGTTAG
- a CDS encoding aspartate aminotransferase family protein, with product MLRDELPEIKTETVPGPKAQAIIARRENAVPDAIKCVYPVVIERGEGAMIEDVDGNRFVDFIGGVGVLNIGFSHPEVVEAVKTQAEKYFHGMFNVVTHEGYVALAEKMCEIAPVKGDKKKAFFANSGAEADENAVKVAKGYTKRPNIIVFSGAFHGRTMLTMAMTSKKAYAKDMGPLPNGVFRAEFPYLYRKPEGMPEEKAMDYYIESIHKVFEECAAADTIAAIVVEPLQGEGGFIPAPIEWVKAVRKICDDNGILLIADEVQAGFCRTGRMFASQYWAEAGVKPDILATAKSIAGGMPLSAIVASKEIMDAVPGGTIGGTYCGNAVSCAAALKVIEIMERDHLADRSLEIGEKVVARYQEMADKYGIVGDIRGLGGMVGIEFVKDTKTKEPYPEFTSQLIIECAAHGLLVEGAGTYSNVIRFLAPLVITDAQLEAGLDIFDECIGIVMKKLGK from the coding sequence ATGTTAAGAGATGAATTACCAGAGATTAAAACAGAAACAGTACCTGGACCAAAGGCTCAGGCAATCATTGCAAGAAGAGAGAATGCAGTACCAGATGCAATCAAATGTGTATATCCCGTTGTCATAGAACGTGGGGAGGGCGCTATGATAGAGGATGTCGATGGAAACCGTTTTGTGGATTTCATCGGTGGTGTTGGTGTGCTAAACATTGGATTTTCACATCCGGAAGTTGTGGAGGCAGTAAAGACGCAGGCAGAAAAATATTTTCATGGAATGTTTAATGTGGTGACGCATGAAGGCTATGTTGCGCTTGCAGAGAAAATGTGTGAGATTGCGCCGGTAAAAGGAGATAAGAAAAAGGCATTTTTTGCAAACAGTGGCGCAGAGGCAGACGAAAATGCAGTCAAGGTTGCAAAAGGATATACCAAACGTCCGAATATCATTGTTTTCTCGGGAGCATTTCACGGAAGAACAATGCTCACCATGGCAATGACATCCAAGAAAGCTTATGCAAAGGATATGGGACCACTTCCAAACGGCGTGTTCCGCGCAGAATTCCCATACCTTTACCGGAAACCAGAGGGAATGCCGGAAGAAAAGGCAATGGATTATTATATTGAATCCATCCATAAAGTGTTTGAGGAGTGTGCGGCAGCGGACACGATTGCAGCAATTGTGGTAGAACCACTTCAGGGCGAGGGCGGATTTATTCCGGCTCCAATCGAATGGGTCAAAGCGGTACGGAAAATCTGTGATGATAATGGAATTCTTCTGATTGCAGACGAGGTTCAGGCAGGATTTTGTAGAACTGGCCGTATGTTTGCTTCCCAGTACTGGGCAGAGGCAGGCGTAAAACCAGATATCTTGGCAACTGCAAAATCAATTGCCGGAGGTATGCCACTCTCCGCAATCGTTGCAAGCAAGGAGATTATGGATGCTGTACCGGGAGGAACCATCGGAGGAACTTACTGTGGTAATGCGGTTTCCTGCGCAGCAGCATTAAAAGTCATTGAAATCATGGAGCGTGACCATCTTGCAGACCGTTCCCTTGAGATTGGAGAAAAGGTGGTAGCCCGTTATCAGGAAATGGCAGACAAATATGGCATTGTCGGTGATATCCGAGGTCTTGGCGGCATGGTCGGAATTGAGTTTGTCAAGGACACCAAGACGAAAGAGCCATATCCAGAGTTCACAAGTCAGCTTATCATAGAATGTGCTGCACACGGACTTTTAGTTGAGGGCGCAGGAACTTATAGTAATGTCATTCGTTTTCTTGCTCCGCTTGTCATCACAGATGCGCAGCTTGAGGCCGGTCTTGATATTTTCGATGAGTGTATCGGTATCGTTATGAAAAAACTTGGAAAATAG
- a CDS encoding 4-hydroxybutyrate dehydrogenase: MWKQFCVKPAIHQFDTAKDFCEKFHIGEGDLLFVSEHTYQKFFAERTTGATVVHYRKYGKGEPTDLMVEGICQDLKDVSYQRVIAVGGGTILDVAKLFALKQVSPVGELFEKKLPIEKEKKLVLVPTTCGTGSEVTNISILELTQKGTKLGLAAEELYADDAVLIPELLSELPASVFATSSIDALIHSIESFTSPKASAFSRLYSKKAMSIILETYQKLETEGMDQRKKYMEQMLLASTYAGIAFGNAGCAAVHAMSYPLGAKYHVPHGEANYAMFTGVYYAYLELDPDGGIQELNQILASLLGCETKDVYQELDHLLGLLIPKKALREYGVTKEDIDAFTDVVMTKQGRLMANNYTELTREKVAEIYRSLYV; the protein is encoded by the coding sequence ATGTGGAAACAGTTTTGTGTGAAGCCGGCAATACACCAGTTTGATACTGCAAAAGATTTTTGTGAAAAATTTCACATTGGAGAGGGAGATTTGCTTTTCGTCAGCGAACATACTTATCAAAAATTTTTTGCAGAAAGAACGACTGGTGCGACGGTGGTACATTACCGGAAATATGGAAAGGGCGAGCCAACGGACTTGATGGTAGAAGGTATCTGCCAGGATTTGAAAGATGTCTCGTATCAGCGTGTGATAGCTGTCGGCGGTGGCACGATTTTGGATGTGGCAAAACTTTTTGCGCTGAAACAGGTCAGCCCGGTCGGGGAACTTTTCGAGAAAAAGCTTCCTATTGAAAAAGAGAAAAAGCTGGTACTTGTTCCAACAACTTGTGGTACAGGAAGCGAAGTAACGAATATTTCCATCCTGGAGCTTACACAAAAGGGCACCAAGCTGGGACTTGCGGCGGAGGAACTGTATGCGGATGACGCAGTATTGATACCGGAACTTTTGTCAGAGCTTCCGGCATCCGTTTTTGCGACAAGTTCGATAGATGCGCTGATTCATTCGATTGAGTCTTTTACATCCCCGAAGGCAAGTGCCTTCAGCAGACTGTACTCTAAAAAGGCGATGAGCATCATTTTAGAAACCTATCAAAAACTTGAGACAGAGGGAATGGATCAGCGAAAAAAATATATGGAGCAGATGCTCTTGGCGAGTACTTATGCCGGAATTGCATTTGGCAATGCCGGTTGCGCAGCAGTTCATGCGATGAGTTATCCGCTTGGCGCAAAATATCATGTGCCACATGGGGAGGCAAATTATGCGATGTTCACCGGTGTTTATTATGCTTATCTGGAACTGGACCCGGATGGCGGAATCCAGGAGCTAAACCAGATTTTAGCATCCCTTCTTGGTTGTGAAACAAAGGATGTCTACCAGGAGCTGGATCATCTTCTTGGACTTTTGATTCCGAAAAAAGCGCTGCGTGAGTATGGTGTTACGAAAGAAGATATTGATGCATTTACAGATGTAGTTATGACAAAACAAGGACGCCTTATGGCAAATAATTACACGGAACTTACACGGGAAAAGGTAGCAGAAATTTACCGCAGCCTATATGTATAA
- a CDS encoding VanZ family protein, translating into MFLSYLIFIFPAVAVLSAILYLPFYFVQRKKYGKRPFSIHFANYGLIGVTLSILYLTVFLGGITFTPGYHLYNLIPFVWVKQTYAMGYGKMMKQLLLNIGMFVPFGFFLPFAVKRMRKWNRIFLTAMMFSFAIEFVQYFIGRSADVDDLITNTIGGLIGYVLFYLLFMRKKKQEEYGNV; encoded by the coding sequence ATGTTTTTAAGTTATCTTATTTTTATCTTTCCGGCGGTTGCAGTATTATCCGCCATCCTTTATCTTCCATTTTATTTTGTACAACGAAAAAAATACGGAAAGCGTCCGTTTTCTATTCATTTTGCAAATTACGGATTGATTGGCGTGACGCTAAGTATCTTATATCTCACAGTCTTTTTGGGTGGGATTACGTTTACACCTGGGTATCATTTATATAATCTGATTCCATTTGTCTGGGTAAAACAGACCTATGCGATGGGATATGGAAAAATGATGAAACAGCTTTTGCTCAACATCGGAATGTTTGTGCCGTTTGGATTTTTCCTGCCGTTTGCCGTGAAACGAATGCGGAAATGGAACCGTATTTTTTTGACGGCGATGATGTTTTCTTTTGCAATCGAATTCGTGCAGTATTTTATAGGAAGATCTGCGGATGTAGATGATTTGATTACCAATACCATCGGTGGACTCATCGGGTATGTGTTGTTTTATTTACTTTTCATGAGAAAGAAAAAGCAAGAAGAATATGGAAATGTATGA
- the pepF gene encoding oligoendopeptidase F, with translation MAKELAARKDVPVEETWDLSLIYETEELMYQDADKMKKLVEETISNYKGNLNTAEKINACLDNYREIVRIATLVTHYTDLAVSVDYYDAHNMQRNNKIGNLVAELFSKLSFIESELLEQSDETLQKAIAIATDNKHYIEDVLRGKPHHLHPEAERVLAALSQTMNAPYNIYEQTKLADMQFENFEVDGKEYPLGYSLFEDNYEYDCSAKVRRAAFNAFSRKIRQYENTTAAAYQTQVQKEKTIATLRGYDSVFDYLLFEQKVSRELYDRQIDLITEKLAPHMRKYAKLLQKIHGLEKMTFADLKIAVDPEYDPRVTIEESKEYIEKGLSILGDDYVKMIQTAYKERWVDFAQNKGKSTGGFCASPYGKGSFILLSWHNRMADVFTLAHELGHAGHFKACNSSQSIFDTEVSTYFVESPSTMNELLMANYLVKTNPDKRFRRWVLSCMISNTYYHNFVTHLMEAAYQREVYKIIDAGGSVQAETLSSIMKETLSKFWGDAVELNEGAELTWMRQPHYYMGLYSYTYSAGLTIATEVSKRIEKEGQPAVDDWKKVLAAGSTLTPVELAKLAKVDITTEAPLLDTIETIGGIIDEICQLTEEIEAEQ, from the coding sequence ATGGCAAAAGAATTAGCAGCAAGAAAAGACGTCCCGGTAGAGGAAACATGGGACTTATCCTTGATTTATGAGACAGAAGAGCTTATGTATCAGGATGCAGATAAAATGAAAAAACTGGTAGAGGAGACGATTTCCAACTACAAAGGTAATTTGAATACAGCAGAAAAAATCAATGCTTGTCTGGATAATTACCGTGAAATCGTGCGCATTGCGACATTGGTGACGCACTACACAGATTTGGCGGTATCCGTAGATTATTATGATGCACACAATATGCAGAGAAATAATAAGATTGGAAATCTGGTTGCAGAACTTTTCAGTAAGTTAAGCTTTATTGAAAGTGAACTGTTAGAGCAGAGCGACGAGACATTGCAGAAGGCAATTGCGATTGCAACGGATAACAAACATTACATCGAAGATGTTCTTCGTGGAAAACCACACCATCTCCATCCGGAGGCAGAGCGTGTATTAGCAGCACTTTCCCAGACGATGAATGCGCCATACAACATTTACGAGCAGACCAAATTGGCAGATATGCAGTTTGAGAATTTCGAGGTAGATGGAAAAGAATACCCATTGGGTTATTCTTTGTTTGAAGATAACTATGAATACGATTGCAGCGCAAAGGTTCGTAGAGCGGCATTTAATGCATTTTCCAGGAAAATCCGTCAATATGAAAATACAACAGCAGCAGCTTATCAGACCCAGGTGCAGAAGGAAAAGACCATTGCGACACTGCGCGGATATGATTCTGTTTTCGATTACCTGCTGTTTGAGCAGAAAGTCAGCCGTGAACTTTACGACAGACAGATTGATTTAATCACAGAAAAGCTTGCACCACACATGAGAAAATATGCGAAACTTCTTCAGAAAATCCATGGATTGGAAAAGATGACGTTTGCAGACTTAAAGATTGCCGTTGACCCGGAATACGACCCACGTGTTACAATCGAGGAATCCAAAGAATACATTGAAAAAGGGTTATCCATTTTAGGGGACGACTATGTGAAGATGATTCAGACAGCTTACAAGGAAAGATGGGTCGATTTTGCACAGAACAAAGGAAAATCTACCGGTGGTTTCTGCGCAAGCCCTTATGGAAAAGGCTCTTTTATTCTGCTTTCCTGGCACAACCGCATGGCAGATGTTTTCACACTTGCGCATGAACTTGGACATGCAGGTCATTTCAAAGCCTGCAACAGCAGCCAGTCTATTTTTGACACAGAGGTTTCTACTTATTTTGTAGAATCACCTTCCACCATGAATGAGCTTTTGATGGCAAATTATCTGGTAAAGACCAATCCGGACAAACGTTTCCGCCGCTGGGTACTTTCCTGCATGATTAGCAATACTTATTATCACAACTTTGTGACACATTTAATGGAAGCAGCTTACCAGAGAGAAGTTTACAAAATCATCGATGCGGGCGGAAGTGTTCAGGCAGAGACTTTAAGCAGCATCATGAAAGAGACGTTGAGCAAATTCTGGGGCGATGCCGTAGAATTAAACGAAGGTGCAGAGCTTACCTGGATGCGCCAGCCACATTATTATATGGGCTTATATTCTTACACTTACAGCGCAGGTCTTACGATTGCAACCGAGGTCAGCAAACGAATCGAAAAAGAAGGTCAGCCAGCCGTAGATGACTGGAAAAAAGTATTGGCAGCCGGAAGCACCCTCACTCCGGTAGAACTTGCAAAATTAGCAAAGGTTGACATAACAACAGAAGCACCGCTTCTCGATACGATTGAAACCATCGGTGGCATTATCGATGAAATCTGTCAGCTGACGGAGGAAATTGAGGCAGAGCAGTAA
- a CDS encoding C39 family peptidase codes for MNGRYQRTSEEIRRRKIARKKKRTRRRILTVLSIIAAFLLGIAVGKKLPEEKGTLQQALQGEIHSLTSDIEDKEEQPCDKREAGMQTGLTLDELSSLAVDKPKKLTRGEAVTILTQKATEDERYSQVLEKESLYPDEILINLANNPEQISFAVDYPGENFSISEGLTEDELAQKCPLFLQWDKRWGYHEYGDESTIAVSGCGPTSLAMVVVGLTHDASVTPEKVADFAMNNDFYMYGTGTMWSLMTDGAAYFGLDSTQIDIDKDQMEACLNQNGMLICSLKSGDFTTAGHFIVIYGIEDGNFLVNDPFCVYRSSQSWSYDTLQPQLKSVWAVYANGSAEKAEV; via the coding sequence GTGAACGGAAGATACCAAAGAACGTCCGAGGAGATTCGCAGGCGAAAAATTGCACGCAAGAAAAAAAGAACACGTAGACGAATTCTCACAGTGTTGTCAATCATAGCAGCTTTTTTGCTTGGAATTGCGGTTGGGAAAAAGCTTCCCGAAGAAAAAGGTACATTGCAGCAGGCGCTTCAAGGGGAAATTCATAGTCTGACTTCTGATATAGAAGATAAGGAGGAGCAGCCTTGTGATAAAAGGGAGGCTGGAATGCAGACAGGGTTAACGCTGGACGAATTGTCAAGCCTTGCGGTAGATAAACCAAAGAAGCTGACAAGAGGGGAAGCGGTAACAATCCTGACGCAAAAAGCCACAGAGGACGAACGTTATAGCCAGGTGCTAGAAAAAGAAAGCCTGTATCCGGACGAGATTCTCATAAATCTTGCAAATAATCCAGAGCAGATTTCGTTTGCAGTAGATTACCCTGGTGAGAATTTTTCTATATCAGAAGGACTTACCGAGGATGAACTGGCACAAAAATGTCCACTTTTCCTACAATGGGACAAGCGCTGGGGCTACCATGAATATGGAGATGAAAGTACGATTGCGGTCAGCGGATGCGGACCGACATCTCTAGCTATGGTTGTAGTTGGATTGACCCACGATGCCTCGGTCACACCAGAAAAAGTTGCAGATTTTGCGATGAACAATGACTTTTACATGTATGGAACCGGCACCATGTGGAGTCTTATGACAGATGGTGCTGCCTATTTTGGACTTGATTCCACACAGATTGATATTGACAAAGACCAGATGGAAGCATGCCTAAACCAGAATGGCATGTTGATTTGCTCCCTAAAGTCAGGAGATTTCACGACAGCAGGGCATTTCATCGTAATTTATGGCATTGAGGATGGTAATTTTCTCGTCAATGATCCATTCTGTGTCTACCGGAGTTCGCAAAGCTGGTCCTATGACACATTGCAGCCACAGCTAAAATCCGTCTGGGCAGTATATGCCAATGGCTCTGCAGAGAAAGCGGAGGTGTAG
- the aspS gene encoding aspartate--tRNA(Asn) ligase: MKTTQTLIPEVSAEQLMQGEFLEKQIRIHGSIYKIRKMSGFAFVLLRTKREIIQCVYGEFSDFALSELSEESCVIFTADVVKEERSKTGFELRLRSVEILSTPAAELPIVIHNKLVDTSLENKLDFRPITLRNEKERAIFKIQEGICRGFREFLYEQNFTEIHTPKIVATGAEGGANIFPIQYFGKDAYLAQSPQFYKQMMVGVYERVFEIAPVFRAEKHDTSRHLNEYTSVDFEMGYIQNFEEIMQMETSMIHAALRYLSTHYEKELSLLRVQMPACEPIPSLKFKEAKELIAATYHREIKDFDDFEPEEEKLLSKLIFEKTGSDFVFVTHYPSKKRPFYAMDDPTNPEETCSFDLLFRGLEVTTGGQRIHNYKEQVAKLEKRGMNVELFESYLMMHKYGMPPHGGLGLGLERFTSRLLGFENVREATLFPRDIHRVTP; this comes from the coding sequence ATGAAAACAACACAAACTCTTATCCCTGAAGTCTCTGCCGAACAACTTATGCAGGGGGAATTTTTAGAAAAACAAATCCGCATTCACGGCAGCATTTATAAAATCCGCAAAATGAGCGGTTTTGCCTTTGTTTTACTTCGCACCAAACGCGAGATTATCCAGTGTGTATATGGAGAATTTTCCGATTTTGCCTTGTCGGAACTCTCCGAAGAATCATGCGTCATTTTTACCGCTGATGTTGTAAAAGAAGAACGCTCCAAAACCGGATTCGAATTGCGGCTTCGCTCCGTTGAGATTTTATCCACACCAGCCGCCGAACTTCCAATTGTCATCCACAATAAACTTGTGGACACTTCCTTGGAAAACAAGTTAGATTTTCGCCCGATTACACTTCGGAACGAAAAAGAGCGTGCAATTTTCAAAATTCAGGAGGGAATCTGCCGCGGTTTTCGGGAATTTCTTTATGAACAGAATTTTACAGAGATTCATACACCAAAAATCGTTGCAACCGGTGCGGAAGGCGGTGCAAATATTTTTCCAATCCAATATTTTGGAAAAGATGCCTACCTTGCCCAAAGTCCACAATTTTACAAGCAAATGATGGTTGGCGTTTACGAACGTGTCTTTGAGATTGCACCTGTGTTCCGCGCTGAAAAACATGACACTTCCAGGCATTTGAACGAGTATACAAGTGTTGATTTTGAGATGGGATATATTCAGAATTTTGAAGAAATTATGCAGATGGAGACATCCATGATTCATGCCGCACTACGATATCTTTCTACGCACTATGAAAAAGAACTGTCTTTGCTGCGCGTACAGATGCCGGCATGCGAGCCGATTCCTTCCTTAAAATTCAAGGAGGCAAAAGAATTGATTGCTGCCACCTATCACCGCGAAATCAAGGACTTCGACGACTTTGAACCAGAGGAAGAAAAGTTGCTTTCCAAGCTCATTTTTGAAAAAACGGGTTCTGACTTTGTCTTTGTGACGCATTATCCAAGCAAGAAAAGACCTTTTTATGCAATGGATGACCCAACAAACCCGGAGGAAACCTGCAGTTTTGACCTTTTATTCCGCGGTCTTGAAGTCACCACCGGCGGACAGCGTATTCATAACTATAAGGAACAGGTTGCCAAACTAGAAAAACGCGGCATGAATGTGGAACTTTTCGAGAGCTATCTTATGATGCACAAATACGGCATGCCACCGCATGGCGGTCTTGGTCTTGGACTTGAACGTTTCACAAGCCGGCTCCTTGGATTTGAGAATGTCCGCGAAGCAACGCTCTTCCCTAGAGATATTCACCGTGTGACGCCTTAG
- a CDS encoding YjfB family protein, with translation MDLAGLDVALGTVSQYDSTSAVSSTSLAYTVGVEMLDKSMELNQTLSDGMVKMMENSVTPYLGGNIDTYV, from the coding sequence ATGGATTTAGCAGGATTAGATGTTGCATTAGGTACAGTCAGCCAATATGACTCGACATCAGCTGTCAGTTCCACAAGCCTCGCCTACACGGTAGGGGTGGAAATGCTTGATAAAAGTATGGAATTGAACCAGACATTGTCGGATGGAATGGTGAAAATGATGGAGAATTCCGTTACACCATATCTTGGCGGCAATATTGACACCTATGTATAA
- a CDS encoding YjjG family noncanonical pyrimidine nucleotidase, with protein MIKTILWDVDATLLNFELAEKAAMERCFSMFEMGECTQEMLSRYSKINRSYWQRLERGELTKPEVLVGRFEEFFGKEGIPVEKAAAFNEEYQVRLGDTVFFHDNAYELIKELQGKVKQAIVTNGTVVAQERKLEKSGLNKLITDIFISDQIGAEKPSPKFFEKVWEELGPYKKEEVMIVGDSLTSDMQGGNNAGIRCCWYNPKGLKNESSVHVDYEITNLWQVKDILSNENL; from the coding sequence ATGATAAAGACAATCTTATGGGATGTGGATGCAACCCTTTTGAATTTTGAACTTGCAGAAAAAGCCGCAATGGAGAGGTGCTTTTCCATGTTTGAAATGGGGGAGTGTACGCAGGAAATGCTTTCACGTTATTCAAAAATTAACCGTTCCTACTGGCAGCGGTTAGAGAGAGGCGAATTGACCAAGCCGGAAGTTTTGGTGGGAAGATTCGAAGAATTTTTTGGAAAAGAAGGTATTCCGGTGGAGAAGGCAGCGGCGTTTAATGAGGAGTATCAGGTGCGTTTGGGCGACACCGTATTTTTCCATGACAATGCCTATGAGCTGATAAAAGAGCTTCAGGGAAAAGTGAAACAGGCGATTGTGACAAATGGAACGGTTGTGGCGCAGGAGCGGAAGCTGGAAAAGTCAGGGCTGAATAAACTCATTACAGATATTTTTATTTCAGACCAGATTGGGGCAGAAAAACCAAGCCCAAAGTTTTTCGAAAAAGTCTGGGAAGAACTTGGACCATATAAAAAAGAGGAGGTTATGATTGTGGGAGATTCCCTGACCAGCGATATGCAGGGAGGAAACAATGCAGGAATCCGATGCTGCTGGTATAATCCGAAAGGCTTGAAAAATGAGTCATCTGTACATGTCGATTATGAGATTACAAACCTCTGGCAGGTGAAAGATATCCTGAGTAATGAGAATTTGTAA